The proteins below come from a single Tachypleus tridentatus isolate NWPU-2018 chromosome 13, ASM421037v1, whole genome shotgun sequence genomic window:
- the LOC143241056 gene encoding ras-related protein Rab-10-like, translating into MCAVASILYDSTLVKVRIVFFTGMAKKTYDLLFKLLLIGDSGVGKTCILFRFSDDAFNTTFISTIGIDFKIKTIELRGKKIKLQIWDTAGQERFHTITTSYYRGAMGIMLVYDITNPKSFDNIAKWLRNIDEHANEDVEKMILGNKCDVTDKRMISKERGDAIAREHGIRFLETSAKANINIERAFLELTDAILSKQLAGKDQTEVLDKVRIASSDNKSGGKCC; encoded by the exons atgtgtgctGTAGCCTCTATTCTATACGATAGTACGCTAGTAAAGGTCAGGATAGTATTTTTTACTGGTATGGCGAAGAAAACTTATGAtttgttattcaaattattaCTTATTGGAGATTCTGGTGTTGGAAAGACATGTATTCTCTTTCGGTTTTCTGATGATGCATTCAATACAACATTTATATCCACGATag GTATTGATTTCAAAATCAAGACAATAGAATTAAGAGGGAAGAAAATCAAATTACAAATCTG GGATACTGCAGGTCAAGAGAGGTTCCATACAATCACCACTTCATACTATAGAGGAGCTATGGGTATCATGTTAGTGTATGATATCACAAACCCAAAAAGTTTTGACAACATAGCAAAATGGCTAAGAAATATTGATGAA CATGCCAACGAAGATGTAGAAAAGATGATTCTTGGAAACAAGTGTGACGTGACTGACAAGAGGATGATAAGTAAAGAACGAGGTGATGCA ATTGCCAGAGAGCACGGAATCAGATTTTTAGAAACCAGTGCAAAAGCAAACATTAACATTGAAAGAGCATTTCTTGAACTAACAGATGCAATTTTGAGTAAG CAACTGGCTGGAAAGGACCAGACAGAGGTTTTGGATAAAGTAAGGATTGCATCTTCAGACAATAAAAGTGGAGGAAAATGTTGCTAG